The nucleotide sequence AGGCGTAGGCGGGCATCGAACGCGGCGATCTGGTTGCTGGGGTTATCCTCACCGGCTTCCGTGTTGGTGCCTTTGCCGAAAAAGAGTTCGACGAATTTGGAAAACCCGACACTGGGGCGGCCGTCACCGCCGTACATCATGGCGCGTGAAGCCCCGAGCTCCAGCCAGGGGCGCGGCTTAATGGTGACGCGCATCCCATAGAGATAGGGGTTGGGTACATGACGGTCCGCTTCGAGTTCGGTCCAGAAGGCATCAAAGCGAAAAGGGCCGAGGTGTTTGAACACCCAGGGAAGAAGAATGGGTGAAGGGTTGGTGACCCGCACCATGTCGAGGGGTTTGGCATTGTTGGTGAGAATGAGGCTGCCGTTACGCCCCTGCCCCCACCACAGACTGTCACGGCCGACCATGACATTGATCGGCCCGAACCCCAGTGTAGCCGTGGCGTGCAAGGTGGCCAGATCGGTGTCGTCTTCGTCGACCGCCAACAACGGGCGCCAGTTGAGCAGAAAGAAATTACCGAAACGTGCTTCAGTTTCGAGGATGGCATGGACATTATGCCCATCGGCGTAATCTAGACCGAAGTTATTGGAATTAAGGGCTTGCTGGCGCGCATCAATCGCGCCTTTTCGGCCAAAACGATCCTGAGCGGCATAAACCGACGCCGGGCCATCCTGGTGGATGTAGTCGAGACGCACTTCGCGCAGCGGCTGAAAATAGCTGCCGGTGGACGCACCGCGCGCTTCATCGAGAGACGTGCCCAGTTCGCGTTCTAAGCGCTGCAGAATCTCCATAACCACCGGCGGAGCCTGGTTTGTCGCGGCCTTGTCACGTGCTTCGAGCGTCAGGCGCGATGCCTCCAGTCGAGTGTAGGGTCGTGTACCCTTGAGGGAGGAATCGATCAGTCCCAACCCCTCGAGCTTGTCGAGAGCCGGGTAAACCCAGCTGTCCAGCGGCACAGGTGCCGACACCGAAGCGGCAACAACCGGGACGGCCGGGCAAAGCAGCCCGGCAGCCAACAGGCAACGCAGAAGCAATCTCACTGTATTTACAGCCTTCGCGGAATGAAAAGATGACCGACAGAAAATCCGAATGGACAAACGGCATCGCATGAAAATGAATCAAAATTCAGAAAGGCATAACATAACAGGAGCCCTACGATGCTGTCAACCATTCATAAGCCCTTGCCGTACATACGAAAAAAGGGGCCCCCGCCGCGGCGGAGGCCCCTTTTTTCCAACGAGCTAGGCCATGCTCTTACATCATGTCCATGCCGCCCATGCCGCCCATGCCGCCGGGCATGGCGGGCAGCTTCTCGTCCTTCTTGGGCGCTTCGGCGACGCAGGCTTCGGTGGTGAGCATGAGGCCGGCCACGGAAGCCGCGTTCTGCAGGGCATAGCGGGCGACCTTGGTGGGGTCGATGATGCCGGCCTTGAGCATGTCGCAGTAGGTGTCGGTGGCGGCGTCGAAACCAAAGGCGCCGCTTTCGCCGATGACTTTATTGACCACGATGGAGCCTTCCATGCCGGCGTTGGCGGCAATCTGGCGCAGGGGCTCCTCGAGGGCGCGGCGCACGATCTTGACGCCGAATTCCTGC is from Geoalkalibacter sp. and encodes:
- a CDS encoding capsule assembly Wzi family protein, producing the protein MRLLLRCLLAAGLLCPAVPVVAASVSAPVPLDSWVYPALDKLEGLGLIDSSLKGTRPYTRLEASRLTLEARDKAATNQAPPVVMEILQRLERELGTSLDEARGASTGSYFQPLREVRLDYIHQDGPASVYAAQDRFGRKGAIDARQQALNSNNFGLDYADGHNVHAILETEARFGNFFLLNWRPLLAVDEDDTDLATLHATATLGFGPINVMVGRDSLWWGQGRNGSLILTNNAKPLDMVRVTNPSPILLPWVFKHLGPFRFDAFWTELEADRHVPNPYLYGMRVTIKPRPWLELGASRAMMYGGDGRPSVGFSKFVELFFGKGTNTEAGEDNPSNQIAAFDARLRLPLPGAPELYGELGGEDEAGYFLAHKAWLLGIYLPKLESSGRLALRLEYADLTHESRPAPYWYRHGTYRSGYTYEKKILGHHVGGAARDAFGEVEIYLPRGLTLEASLNYQERGTDQTVQEKHLQPAIALAWHAIDNLRLRGRFALDRISNVGFVSGADETHHLAFFTLDYRL